GAACGAAAAGATGTGGTCGTTGTGGTCGTTGTCGCCGCCGCCCACGATGTCCTCGAACCCGACGATCGCCAGCGAAGGACCCCCTGACTGCACGTCGGCGTGAATGATCCCGTCGCTGTTCCGGCCAGCGCCGCCCATGAACCAAAGGGCCTCGACATCGGAGGCGTCGAACGGACGGTCGACTCCACTAGGATTATCGCTATCGACCGCGAGCGCGAAGACCAGCTCAGCACCCGCCCCGAAACCCAACAGCGAAGGATCGAACGTGATGAATGTCCCGGGCGCCTCGCGGTTGCTCAGCAGGTCGGTCTTGACGACCGCCGCCAACTGGGCGGCCAAGCCGCCGCCAGGCACGGCCGAATAGAGGATGATCCAGCTGTCGAAGGCAGCCGCCGAGTCGATGAAGGTCACTGTCACGTCCCCGGAACCAGAATAGGCGATCGTGGTGCCGGACGGCGTGCACGCGAGCCCCTCACTGATTGGCGGGGTGAGATCGCATGTAACGGCTCCCGCCTGCGTCACCATAACGCCTGCTGCGAGCAGGACCACCACCATGATGACCGAAAGGGGGCGCCACTTTGTGATAGTCATTTTCAGGTCCTCCGCCTTTTCTTTGATTAGGTGCGACATGGCAACGCAGTAATGCACGTCCGATGCCACAATAAGGAATCAATTCAAAACGGTCACTTGGAACTATGCCACCATCAGCCATCTTCGTTGATGTAAAGTTCCCCGACTCCTGCCATCCACCTGTCTGCCGCGTCAACGTCAACCAGGATCGCGTAAGCCAGAGGAATCCCGTTCCAATTGCGGTCCCCTGGCCCGAAATCAGTCCAATGAGCCCCTCGACGGCGAAGATTCGCGGTTGTGAGGCACGTACTGGCGTCAGGCCTTCCGACAGCCCCGTGCTCACAGAGCCGGGCTCTCACCGCGGCCCTATCGGAAGTGCCTGCTGGGTAAAGCGTTTCCCCGCCTCTTTTCGCGCTGTCGGCCAGCTTTACGGGACGCGACTGAAGGCCGGGTATTGGCGCCCTTGACGGCGGGCCCTGCCGGTGCTCAAGGGGCCAGGCAAGACGGACCTGGGTGGCCGCCGGCAGCACCTTTGGGGCTCCGCGAGGGCGTGCGGAGCCGAGAGTTCGCTGGTGCGCTTGCCTGGGGTGTGCACTACATCACCACGGGGTGAGCCGATTCCTCTGAGACACTCTCGGCGAGCTCAAGCAGTACACGCGTCTCCTGGCCTGAGCGCCGAGGGGATCCGCCTACCCGCCGAGCTGCTTGATCACATCGCTGATCTTCTCCGTCTCGCCCAGCTTGGGATCGAGCTGGGCCGCCCGCTTCAGCGCCGAGACGGCGTCCTGCTTCTTACCCAGGCG
The window above is part of the Candidatus Rokuibacteriota bacterium genome. Proteins encoded here:
- a CDS encoding DUF4114 domain-containing protein; amino-acid sequence: MASDVHYCVAMSHLIKEKAEDLKMTITKWRPLSVIMVVVLLAAGVMVTQAGAVTCDLTPPISEGLACTPSGTTIAYSGSGDVTVTFIDSAAAFDSWIILYSAVPGGGLAAQLAAVVKTDLLSNREAPGTFITFDPSLLGFGAGAELVFALAVDSDNPSGVDRPFDASDVEALWFMGGAGRNSDGIIHADVQSGGPSLAIVGFEDIVGGGDNDHNDHIFSFFPVTIVPNPGGLVLVGMGLIGFALADWKRRRR